A single genomic interval of Sulfurovum sp. TSL6 harbors:
- a CDS encoding site-specific integrase, with protein sequence MIIKICRDVGWKGIYPSLKNVPIKSIARADIIELIRLIEANGTLEISKRVFSLCNEVFRYAAANDKIPYNILQDIDKKSVFKQPDEKHYPVILDEKEIKILLDVIDDYKGDISTKYALRLLPHLASRPGNIRVAEWKEIDFENSEWIIPGKKMKIKVTYKGTNELQPHIVPLTKQTMKIIKELKKFTGDGSYLFPSPLHKDRPMSDNTLSSAMKRLGYKDKMNPHSFRAMFSTILHGKIEKHGYHSDIIERQLAHKESNRVKAAYNHAQYLPQRKKMMQWWSDYLDKVKNGSTN encoded by the coding sequence ATGATTATAAAGATATGCAGAGACGTAGGCTGGAAAGGCATATATCCATCTTTAAAAAACGTTCCTATAAAAAGTATTGCTAGAGCTGATATTATTGAACTTATTAGATTAATAGAAGCAAATGGTACACTTGAAATTTCAAAGAGAGTATTTTCACTTTGCAATGAAGTATTCAGATATGCTGCAGCAAATGATAAAATTCCCTATAATATTTTACAGGATATTGATAAGAAGAGTGTTTTTAAACAACCAGATGAAAAACATTATCCTGTTATACTTGATGAAAAAGAGATAAAGATTCTATTAGATGTGATTGATGATTACAAAGGTGATATTTCTACAAAATATGCTTTAAGACTACTTCCTCATCTTGCATCTAGACCAGGAAATATAAGAGTAGCAGAATGGAAGGAGATAGACTTTGAAAATTCTGAGTGGATCATACCTGGGAAAAAGATGAAAATTAAAGTTACATATAAAGGTACTAATGAATTACAGCCTCATATTGTACCTCTCACAAAACAGACAATGAAAATTATTAAAGAACTAAAAAAGTTCACTGGGGATGGCTCATATCTATTTCCTAGTCCATTACATAAAGATAGACCTATGTCTGATAATACACTTTCATCTGCAATGAAAAGACTTGGCTATAAAGATAAGATGAATCCTCACTCTTTCAGAGCTATGTTTTCGACTATATTACATGGTAAAATTGAAAAACATGGTTATCATAGTGATATTATTGAGAGACAGTTAGCTCACAAAGAAAGTAATAGAGTTAAAGCAGCATATAATCATGCTCAGTATCTGCCGCAGAGAAAAAAGATGATGCAATGGTGGAGTGATTATTTGGATAAGGTTAAAAATGGCAGCACCAACTAA
- the gyrA gene encoding DNA gyrase subunit A: protein MSDLFEEQNNTGQVLIEDSMKSSYLDYSMSVIIGRALPDARDGLKPVHRRILYAMNDLHLAHRSPYKKSARIVGDVIGKYHPHGDSSVYDALVRMAQDFSMQAPLVDGQGNFGSVDGDNAAAMRYTEARMTKIAEELLSDLDKDTVDFVPNYDDSMQEPDVLPSRVPNLLLNGSSGIAVGMATNIPPHRLDELVNALVSRIDNPACTVEDMMKIVQGPDFPTGGIIFGRKGITDAYTTGRGRIKVRAKTHIEQKGSKEIIIIDELPFQVNKSRLIENIAQLVRDKQIEGISELRDESDREGIRVVIELKRDAMSEIVLNNLFKSTQMQVTFGIIMLAIANKEPKVFNLMELFDLFLKHRKTVVIRRTIFDLEKARARAHILEGLKIAVDNIDEVIKIIRASADDVEARENLMSRFKLSEIQAKAILEMRLRRLTGLEIEKIENELNELLKLIAELEAILKSEEKINAIIREELVEIGDKYTTPRRTEIVDDYDDIDIEDLIPNEPMVVTITHRGYIKRVPVKQYEKQHRGGKGKIAVTTYDDDFIEKFFTSNTHDTLMFVTDRGQLYWLKVYRIPEGSRTAKGKAVVNLINLQQDEKIMAIIPTTDFEADKGLVFFTQNGIVKRTNLSEYSNIRSNGVRAINLDEDDALVEAKIVKPDTKWLFVATKKGLCIRFKVEDAREIGRVARGVTAIKFKIAGDYVCGATTIEDENDELLMMSEKGLGKRTTASEYREQNRAGKGVISMKLTPKTGDVVGVVFVEEDKDLMCLTSIGKMIRVDMETIRKAGRNTSGVKIVNVDAKDRVVSIAKCQKAETPDEDNGEETDNTLGLE, encoded by the coding sequence ATGAGCGATCTGTTTGAAGAGCAAAATAATACCGGGCAAGTGTTAATCGAAGATAGTATGAAGTCAAGTTACCTTGACTACTCTATGAGTGTTATCATTGGTAGAGCATTACCAGATGCAAGAGACGGGTTGAAACCTGTACATAGAAGGATCCTCTATGCGATGAATGATCTTCATCTTGCACATAGAAGTCCTTATAAAAAATCCGCACGTATCGTCGGTGATGTAATCGGTAAGTATCACCCGCACGGTGACTCCTCAGTGTATGATGCACTTGTACGTATGGCACAAGACTTCTCTATGCAGGCACCGCTTGTGGATGGCCAGGGAAACTTCGGTTCAGTTGATGGTGATAACGCTGCAGCGATGAGATATACTGAAGCACGTATGACAAAGATCGCTGAAGAGCTTTTATCTGATCTTGACAAAGACACGGTTGACTTTGTACCAAACTACGATGACTCTATGCAAGAGCCTGATGTACTCCCTTCACGTGTACCAAACCTGCTTCTTAACGGTTCAAGCGGTATCGCGGTTGGTATGGCTACGAATATTCCTCCGCATAGATTGGATGAACTTGTCAATGCCCTTGTATCACGTATAGACAATCCGGCTTGTACAGTAGAAGATATGATGAAGATCGTACAGGGGCCTGACTTCCCAACAGGTGGTATCATTTTTGGACGTAAAGGTATTACAGATGCTTATACGACAGGACGTGGACGTATCAAAGTACGTGCGAAGACGCATATAGAGCAAAAAGGTTCTAAAGAGATCATTATCATCGATGAACTTCCTTTCCAGGTCAATAAATCAAGACTCATAGAAAACATTGCACAGCTTGTGCGTGACAAACAGATAGAAGGTATCTCTGAACTTCGTGATGAATCTGACAGAGAAGGTATCCGTGTGGTGATCGAGCTTAAGCGTGATGCGATGAGTGAGATCGTTCTTAACAACCTTTTCAAAAGTACACAGATGCAAGTGACGTTCGGTATTATCATGCTAGCGATCGCGAACAAAGAGCCAAAAGTCTTTAATCTTATGGAACTGTTCGACCTTTTCTTGAAACACAGAAAAACAGTGGTGATCAGAAGAACGATCTTTGATCTTGAAAAAGCAAGAGCAAGAGCACACATCTTGGAAGGTCTCAAGATCGCTGTGGACAACATCGATGAAGTGATCAAGATCATCCGTGCCTCTGCAGATGATGTAGAAGCCAGAGAAAACCTCATGTCTCGTTTCAAACTTTCAGAGATTCAGGCAAAAGCTATCTTGGAGATGAGACTTAGACGTCTTACAGGTCTTGAGATAGAGAAGATCGAGAATGAGTTAAATGAATTGCTCAAACTCATTGCAGAACTTGAAGCGATCTTGAAGAGTGAAGAGAAGATCAATGCGATCATCCGTGAAGAGCTTGTAGAGATAGGTGATAAATACACAACACCACGCCGTACAGAGATCGTAGATGATTATGATGATATAGACATCGAAGACCTTATTCCAAATGAGCCAATGGTTGTGACCATCACACACCGTGGGTACATCAAACGTGTACCAGTGAAGCAGTATGAGAAGCAACATCGTGGTGGTAAAGGCAAGATCGCCGTTACTACGTATGATGATGACTTTATCGAGAAGTTCTTTACGTCAAATACACATGATACACTCATGTTCGTAACAGACAGAGGGCAGCTCTACTGGCTCAAAGTCTATCGTATCCCAGAGGGGTCTCGTACAGCTAAAGGTAAAGCAGTAGTGAACCTTATCAATCTTCAGCAGGATGAGAAGATCATGGCGATCATCCCTACCACTGATTTTGAAGCGGATAAAGGATTGGTATTCTTTACCCAAAATGGTATCGTGAAGAGAACAAACCTCTCAGAGTATTCGAACATCAGAAGCAACGGTGTAAGAGCGATCAACTTGGATGAAGATGATGCTTTAGTAGAAGCGAAGATCGTCAAACCAGATACAAAATGGCTTTTTGTTGCAACGAAAAAAGGTCTCTGTATCAGATTTAAAGTAGAAGATGCAAGAGAGATCGGTAGAGTGGCACGTGGTGTGACTGCAATTAAATTTAAGATAGCAGGTGACTACGTTTGTGGTGCTACGACCATAGAAGATGAGAATGATGAATTGCTTATGATGAGTGAAAAAGGTCTTGGTAAACGTACCACTGCAAGTGAATATCGTGAACAGAACCGTGCAGGTAAAGGCGTTATCTCTATGAAGCTTACACCTAAGACGGGTGATGTTGTGGGTGTCGTATTTGTAGAAGAAGACAAAGATCTGATGTGTCTCACTAGTATCGGTAAGATGATACGTGTGGACATGGAAACCATCCGTAAAGCAGGACGTAATACTTCAGGTGTGAAGATCGTCAACGTAGATGCAAAAGATAGAGTGGTAAGCATTGCAAAATGTCAAAAAGCAGAGACACCAGATGAAGACAATGGTGAAGAAACAGATAATACACTAGGATTAGAATAA
- a CDS encoding HD domain-containing protein, which translates to MKREHYHIGVEECELGIVGHKVFVRLKDIPMYLSKRTKDSIRNRYSHSVEVGLSTEYILSHVSRQLGNNVDLNFFKIGKIVGLLHDIGHTAFSHDGETILDGMLQKASESFATPLRFNANLNNFRRIFKYEFYDNLPEDVRAYALASLVKRVHELEEYPEYLYLKQYVLDAITLEEKYLGSKGITIQNITGKTILCQAMDLADENRYRVTDIIDSLNIYTKEKLQEILLRSIKSEVRVKDIRKLVYLKTLTVPGYERVHYDKMKIKELLIALLNRSSNAKTEFQNTMNAISMAFNRNFRLREDGKLVPVDAEIEALRKEFQKVAAKYLWGSKKVQKIKKPFSHYFTTVADYFINKEFDMELIDSNTYKEKLTALRNSELSKEVYQREKLSLMRNFLGGLTNLKIIELYKKIALLKFEATLGYKLENRDKLVDKNTVASLEKKLKKQSERLLGKR; encoded by the coding sequence ATGAAGAGAGAACATTATCACATTGGAGTTGAGGAATGTGAACTCGGGATCGTAGGACACAAAGTATTTGTGCGTCTAAAAGATATCCCGATGTATCTCTCTAAACGTACCAAAGACAGCATTCGAAACCGCTACAGCCACTCTGTTGAAGTAGGCTTAAGCACAGAGTATATACTGAGTCATGTGAGTAGACAACTCGGTAATAATGTGGACCTGAATTTTTTCAAGATAGGAAAGATCGTAGGGCTTTTGCATGACATCGGTCATACGGCATTCAGCCATGATGGAGAAACTATCTTGGACGGCATGCTGCAAAAAGCTTCTGAATCCTTTGCAACACCCCTCAGATTCAACGCTAACCTCAATAACTTCAGACGTATCTTCAAGTATGAATTTTATGATAACCTTCCAGAAGATGTAAGAGCGTATGCTTTGGCTTCTTTGGTCAAGCGTGTGCATGAACTGGAAGAGTATCCTGAGTATCTTTATTTAAAACAGTATGTGCTGGATGCCATTACTTTGGAAGAGAAGTATCTTGGATCCAAAGGCATCACGATTCAAAATATTACTGGCAAAACAATCCTGTGCCAAGCGATGGACCTGGCGGATGAGAACAGGTACCGCGTGACAGATATCATCGATTCGCTCAACATTTACACCAAAGAAAAACTGCAGGAGATACTGCTGCGTTCCATCAAGAGTGAAGTGCGGGTGAAAGATATACGTAAACTGGTGTATTTGAAAACACTCACTGTGCCCGGCTATGAGAGAGTGCACTATGACAAGATGAAGATCAAAGAGCTGCTGATAGCACTGCTGAACCGTTCAAGCAATGCTAAAACGGAATTCCAAAATACTATGAACGCTATCTCCATGGCTTTTAACAGGAACTTTAGACTACGAGAAGACGGAAAACTTGTACCTGTGGATGCAGAGATAGAAGCTTTAAGAAAAGAGTTCCAAAAAGTCGCGGCAAAGTATCTCTGGGGTTCCAAAAAAGTGCAAAAGATCAAAAAGCCTTTCAGCCATTATTTTACGACTGTGGCAGACTACTTCATCAATAAAGAGTTTGACATGGAGCTGATCGACAGCAATACCTACAAAGAGAAGCTGACAGCGTTACGTAACAGTGAGTTAAGCAAGGAAGTTTATCAAAGAGAGAAGTTGAGTCTCATGCGGAATTTTCTGGGTGGATTGACCAACCTGAAGATCATTGAACTCTATAAAAAGATCGCCCTCTTGAAGTTTGAAGCAACATTGGGGTATAAACTGGAAAACCGTGATAAACTGGTCGATAAGAACACCGTAGCCTCTTTAGAAAAGAAGTTGAAAAAACAGAGTGAAAGATTACTGGGAAAGAGGTAG
- the exbB gene encoding TonB-system energizer ExbB → MPIEQLKDIVDYGIIGLLFFLSFITFAFAIERVLFYRGIKLTDYKNKTALELDISKRLATIASIGSNAPYIGLLGTVLAIILTFYIIGDQQDTINPGEIMKHLALALKATAAGLVVAIPATVIYNALLTRVDTILARWEIAQDTNAV, encoded by the coding sequence GTGCCAATTGAACAACTAAAAGATATCGTAGATTATGGGATCATAGGATTACTCTTTTTCTTGAGTTTTATTACCTTTGCATTTGCGATCGAGAGAGTACTTTTCTACCGTGGGATCAAACTGACAGACTATAAAAATAAAACCGCTTTGGAACTTGACATTTCAAAACGTTTGGCAACCATTGCCTCTATCGGTTCGAATGCACCCTATATAGGACTGCTTGGTACGGTACTTGCTATTATACTTACTTTTTATATTATAGGTGATCAACAAGATACGATCAACCCTGGTGAGATCATGAAGCACTTGGCCCTCGCACTTAAAGCTACCGCAGCCGGCCTGGTTGTAGCGATCCCTGCAACTGTCATTTACAATGCACTGCTTACAAGAGTAGATACGATCTTGGCCCGATGGGAAATAGCACAGGATACGAACGCAGTATGA
- a CDS encoding AlpA family transcriptional regulator, protein MREAQYYKQNYRAKEAAEYLGIALSTIWLYAKQGRLTPIKLSPRITIFKKEELDNLGATA, encoded by the coding sequence ATGAGAGAAGCACAATACTACAAACAAAACTACAGAGCAAAAGAAGCCGCGGAATATCTTGGGATAGCCCTCTCAACGATATGGCTATATGCTAAACAAGGACGGCTTACACCTATCAAACTTTCACCACGCATCACAATATTCAAAAAAGAAGAGTTGGATAACTTGGGAGCAACAGCATGA
- a CDS encoding Rha family transcriptional regulator codes for MMLVKVDNPTIEHITKAMLFHSGEPFASSIQISKYFEINHKDLLRKIRDFHSFEAMIGGGKLRNQTRVVKGREYPYFELDADAFTFICMSITGKQAEEFKWGFIQAYKVAATEAISARVASQTNRLNQEWLEARDQGKDTRKLLQDKIKEFCQYAELQRGRPYKVCPYYKLVTDAIYSYIGVVAPKCGKTLRDIYSGDIVEAIESSELEVIELLDEVMATNGSRKGIKPLILERLANE; via the coding sequence ATGATGTTAGTTAAAGTAGATAATCCAACAATTGAGCATATAACAAAAGCAATGTTATTTCACTCAGGGGAACCTTTTGCATCATCAATACAAATCTCTAAATATTTCGAAATAAACCATAAAGATTTATTAAGGAAAATAAGAGACTTTCACAGTTTTGAAGCAATGATTGGTGGCGGAAAATTGCGCAATCAAACTAGAGTGGTAAAAGGACGAGAATATCCGTATTTTGAACTTGATGCAGATGCTTTTACTTTTATTTGTATGAGTATCACGGGTAAACAAGCAGAAGAATTTAAGTGGGGCTTTATACAAGCATATAAAGTTGCAGCTACAGAAGCAATATCTGCAAGGGTAGCAAGTCAGACCAATAGGTTAAATCAAGAATGGCTTGAAGCAAGGGATCAGGGAAAAGATACTCGAAAACTTCTTCAGGATAAGATAAAAGAGTTTTGTCAATATGCAGAGTTACAAAGAGGTAGACCATATAAGGTATGTCCTTATTACAAGCTCGTAACCGATGCTATTTACTCTTATATTGGAGTAGTTGCACCAAAGTGTGGGAAAACACTTCGAGATATATATTCAGGTGATATAGTAGAAGCTATTGAATCTTCAGAATTAGAAGTAATAGAGTTACTTGATGAGGTAATGGCTACGAATGGAAGTCGAAAAGGGATTAAGCCATTGATCTTGGAAAGACTTGCGAATGAGTAA
- the hemE gene encoding uroporphyrinogen decarboxylase: MGKIFVDACLGKETPYTPVWMMRQAGRYLPEYMKVRAEAGNFLNLCHDPKKAAEVTIQPLDIVGVDAAILFSDILVIPDEMGMDLSFVKGEGPKFSDPLTSQEDLDRLIGGEEAASKLTYVYDTIALLREQLDARGDEKALIGFTGAPWTLATYMIEGQGTKTYNICKKMMYSNPELLHNILRKVTDVVKLYMEKQIQAGVDVVQIFDSWAAAIEPGNYDEFSWKYMVEIAEYLKEKYPHIPVIMFPKGVAAFIERGLVYGNFDVFGVDWGTPMALAKEKLGDKYVLQGNMEPCRLYSKEATTKCVESIQETMDGKRHIFNLGHGILPDVPVENAKHFVSECQRVSKK, from the coding sequence ATGGGAAAGATATTTGTAGACGCATGTCTAGGTAAAGAGACACCATACACACCGGTATGGATGATGAGACAGGCAGGGCGTTATTTGCCGGAGTATATGAAAGTACGCGCGGAAGCAGGAAACTTTCTTAACTTGTGTCATGACCCTAAAAAAGCAGCAGAAGTCACGATCCAGCCACTGGATATCGTGGGTGTGGATGCGGCTATTTTATTTTCAGATATTCTGGTGATTCCTGACGAAATGGGAATGGACTTGAGCTTTGTAAAAGGAGAGGGACCAAAATTCTCTGACCCCCTTACATCACAAGAGGATCTGGACAGACTCATCGGTGGTGAAGAAGCGGCAAGTAAGTTGACCTATGTTTATGATACGATTGCACTGCTCAGAGAGCAGCTGGATGCAAGAGGCGATGAGAAAGCACTGATCGGGTTTACCGGTGCGCCTTGGACCTTGGCAACCTATATGATAGAAGGACAGGGAACCAAAACCTATAATATCTGTAAGAAGATGATGTACTCAAACCCTGAACTTCTCCATAATATCCTTAGAAAAGTCACGGATGTCGTCAAACTCTATATGGAAAAACAGATCCAAGCGGGTGTAGATGTCGTACAGATCTTCGATTCCTGGGCAGCAGCTATCGAACCTGGTAACTATGATGAGTTCTCATGGAAATATATGGTAGAGATCGCCGAGTATCTGAAAGAGAAGTATCCGCATATTCCTGTGATCATGTTCCCTAAAGGTGTGGCAGCCTTTATCGAGCGTGGCCTGGTGTATGGAAACTTTGATGTCTTCGGTGTAGACTGGGGAACACCTATGGCATTGGCTAAAGAGAAACTGGGTGACAAGTATGTGCTTCAAGGAAATATGGAGCCATGCAGACTCTACTCTAAAGAGGCAACAACGAAGTGTGTTGAATCGATCCAGGAGACTATGGACGGTAAAAGACATATCTTTAATCTTGGACACGGTATCCTTCCGGACGTTCCGGTAGAAAATGCAAAACACTTTGTCAGTGAATGCCAGAGAGTGAGTAAAAAGTAA
- a CDS encoding integrase arm-type DNA-binding domain-containing protein yields MARRTLPLTDTEIKKAKPKEKGYKLFDGEGLFLWINTAGGKLWRLKYISPVSQKEKTYSIGKYPDITLAKARTERERLRQLIKSGIDPSQEKQENKKVRITKEINKADTFSKIAEDFLEHKTKISDDYKDMQRRRLERHISIFKKRSYKKYC; encoded by the coding sequence ATGGCAAGAAGAACATTACCCCTAACAGATACTGAGATAAAGAAAGCAAAGCCTAAAGAGAAGGGATACAAGCTATTTGACGGAGAAGGTCTATTCCTTTGGATAAATACCGCTGGTGGTAAACTTTGGAGACTTAAGTATATTTCACCAGTTTCCCAAAAAGAAAAAACATATTCTATAGGCAAGTATCCAGATATAACACTTGCAAAAGCAAGAACAGAACGTGAACGTTTGCGTCAACTTATTAAAAGTGGAATAGATCCCTCGCAAGAAAAACAAGAAAATAAAAAAGTACGTATTACAAAAGAGATTAACAAAGCAGATACCTTTAGTAAAATAGCCGAAGACTTTCTTGAGCATAAAACAAAAATCTCAGATGATTATAAAGATATGCAGAGACGTAGGCTGGAAAGGCATATATCCATCTTTAAAAAACGTTCCTATAAAAAGTATTGCTAG
- a CDS encoding YqhA family protein: MLEKLFEGVIWRSRFIVLLAVIFGLVGAVILFAVASLDIWHVATHTFHVITTGAHPDTFHEDIVAGIIGAVDLYLIAVVMFIFAFGLYELFISDIDEASGKNGSKLLAIDSLDQLKDKIAKVIVMVLVVNFFQRVLHTSFATPLEMLYFALSIAALAVGLYFLGKVGKH, encoded by the coding sequence ATGTTGGAAAAACTATTTGAAGGGGTGATCTGGAGAAGTAGATTTATCGTACTTTTGGCTGTTATTTTTGGTTTAGTCGGAGCGGTGATACTTTTTGCTGTAGCTTCACTTGATATTTGGCATGTGGCAACCCATACCTTTCATGTGATCACAACTGGTGCACATCCTGATACTTTCCATGAAGATATCGTAGCAGGGATCATCGGTGCGGTAGACCTCTACCTGATCGCTGTGGTGATGTTCATCTTTGCGTTTGGTCTGTATGAGCTCTTCATCTCAGATATTGATGAGGCAAGCGGGAAGAACGGATCTAAATTACTTGCTATAGACTCTCTGGATCAACTTAAAGACAAGATAGCCAAAGTCATCGTGATGGTACTTGTCGTGAACTTCTTTCAAAGGGTTTTACACACCAGTTTTGCAACACCGTTAGAGATGCTGTATTTTGCACTGTCTATTGCAGCACTTGCTGTAGGATTATATTTTTTAGGAAAAGTAGGTAAACATTAA
- a CDS encoding radical SAM protein, with protein sequence MNIIFGPIHSRRFGKSLGVDLSPGKKQCNFDCLYCELDPAKTMESYDDVVSVEEVTTALITALKEHSDIDFITLTANGEPTLYPYLSELIDEINSFKGPTKTLILSNAANIDDVKVQDALLKLDEVKLSLDCATQKCLQKLDRSHKGIEVEKIKAGMLAFKSRYDGPLVIEILIVKTLNDSEEEIAKLDEYLLKLQPTRIDIGTIDRPPAFDVKPVSYEKLLEISHLFDSSLPVYIASRKKAEISASSYSDEEILETLSKRPLTAEDIEALFDEESQNRVQNLLRKDKIKRVSTNGVEFYKKA encoded by the coding sequence GTGAATATTATATTTGGTCCCATACATTCCAGACGTTTTGGAAAATCCTTAGGGGTTGACTTGAGTCCTGGTAAAAAGCAGTGCAACTTTGACTGTCTCTACTGTGAACTGGACCCAGCTAAAACGATGGAGTCCTATGATGATGTAGTCAGTGTGGAAGAGGTAACCACTGCACTAATAACTGCACTGAAAGAGCATAGCGATATAGACTTTATCACGCTCACGGCCAACGGTGAACCCACACTCTACCCGTATCTCTCAGAACTCATAGATGAGATCAACAGTTTTAAAGGTCCCACCAAGACGCTCATCCTTTCCAATGCAGCCAACATCGATGATGTGAAGGTACAGGATGCGCTTTTGAAACTGGATGAAGTGAAACTATCTCTAGACTGTGCCACCCAAAAATGCTTGCAAAAACTTGACCGTTCCCATAAGGGTATAGAGGTTGAGAAGATCAAAGCAGGGATGTTAGCGTTCAAAAGCAGATATGATGGTCCCCTTGTCATAGAGATACTCATCGTCAAAACACTCAATGACTCCGAAGAAGAGATAGCCAAACTCGACGAATACCTGCTGAAACTGCAACCCACACGTATAGACATAGGCACCATAGACAGACCGCCTGCATTTGATGTAAAGCCTGTAAGCTATGAAAAACTGCTGGAGATCAGCCATCTTTTTGACAGTTCGTTACCTGTCTACATAGCCTCGCGAAAAAAAGCAGAGATATCGGCTTCCAGCTACAGTGATGAAGAAATATTGGAGACTTTATCGAAACGTCCTTTGACCGCAGAAGACATCGAAGCACTTTTTGATGAAGAGAGTCAAAACAGGGTACAAAATCTTCTACGAAAAGACAAAATAAAGCGTGTTTCAACAAATGGCGTAGAATTTTACAAAAAAGCCTAA
- a CDS encoding replication protein, with amino-acid sequence MSNLSVKYHGESIKLDEFYKSLLFQRIMDGNFNRDERDVLLVVFRKTIHFDKWNDRLAIYNFSQLVGICQSKLRRTITQLEAKGLIDVERSSGGRSDSTLKYHQFSLSDELIFIVSDRWLEIKEENGYDL; translated from the coding sequence ATGAGTAACTTATCTGTAAAGTACCACGGAGAGAGTATTAAGCTTGATGAGTTTTACAAATCTCTATTGTTCCAACGTATTATGGATGGTAATTTCAATAGAGATGAAAGAGATGTACTTCTTGTAGTATTTAGAAAAACCATCCACTTTGACAAATGGAATGATCGTTTGGCTATATACAACTTTTCTCAGTTAGTAGGGATATGCCAATCAAAACTTAGACGAACCATCACTCAACTTGAAGCCAAAGGACTTATAGATGTAGAGAGGTCATCAGGTGGACGAAGTGACAGTACTCTTAAATATCACCAGTTTTCATTGTCTGATGAACTTATATTCATAGTTTCGGATAGATGGCTAGAGATAAAAGAGGAGAATGGCTATGACTTATAG
- a CDS encoding aspartate-semialdehyde dehydrogenase, producing MRKYNVAVVGASGAVGEELFRVLEEVKFPVGNLLPLASAKSAGDTIEFQGNEYKIEELTEEVFDGRDIDIAFFSAGGSISAHYAQYAVEAGAVVIDNTSHFRMDPNIPLVVPEVNPEDIALWKQSGIIANPNCSTIQMVQLLKPLHDFYGIKRVDVSTYQAVSGAGKAGMEELVRQMQAFFNFTLDDAKVEAFAHRIALNVIPHIDVPQENGYTKEEMKMVNETNKIMHSNFAVSATCVRVPVLRSHSESITITFDESVDVNVEKAREVLGDFENVTVVDDMSKNEYPMPLTATDTDETYVGRIRKDIYAKNILHLWGVADQVRVGAATNAVRIAQKWIKLEENA from the coding sequence GTGAGAAAGTATAACGTAGCAGTAGTCGGTGCAAGCGGTGCCGTAGGTGAAGAGCTTTTTAGAGTCTTGGAAGAGGTAAAATTTCCTGTAGGAAACCTATTGCCTTTGGCAAGTGCTAAATCTGCAGGCGACACTATTGAGTTTCAAGGGAATGAGTACAAGATAGAAGAGTTGACGGAAGAAGTATTTGATGGACGTGATATAGATATCGCGTTCTTCTCAGCGGGTGGGAGTATTTCTGCACACTATGCACAGTATGCAGTAGAAGCAGGTGCAGTGGTCATTGACAATACCTCTCACTTCAGAATGGATCCAAATATACCACTTGTGGTGCCTGAAGTCAATCCTGAAGACATCGCACTTTGGAAACAATCAGGGATTATTGCTAACCCTAACTGTTCTACCATCCAAATGGTACAGCTTCTTAAGCCTCTTCATGACTTTTACGGTATAAAAAGAGTGGATGTAAGTACCTATCAGGCAGTAAGTGGAGCAGGTAAAGCAGGGATGGAAGAGCTAGTGCGACAAATGCAGGCTTTCTTCAACTTTACACTGGATGATGCAAAAGTAGAAGCATTTGCCCACCGTATAGCCTTAAATGTCATTCCTCATATTGATGTACCGCAGGAAAACGGTTACACGAAAGAAGAGATGAAAATGGTCAACGAGACCAATAAGATCATGCACAGCAACTTTGCAGTCTCTGCAACATGTGTACGTGTACCGGTTTTAAGAAGCCACTCTGAATCCATCACGATCACTTTTGATGAGAGTGTCGATGTGAATGTAGAGAAAGCAAGAGAAGTTTTGGGTGATTTTGAAAATGTGACCGTAGTAGATGACATGTCTAAAAATGAATATCCTATGCCTCTGACTGCGACAGATACAGATGAGACCTATGTAGGACGTATCAGAAAAGATATCTATGCGAAGAATATTTTACACCTTTGGGGTGTAGCAGACCAGGTCAGAGTAGGTGCTGCGACCAATGCAGTAAGAATCGCACAAAAATGGATAAAACTAGAGGAAAATGCCTAA